The following are encoded in a window of Rhizobium sp. 11515TR genomic DNA:
- a CDS encoding M24 family metallopeptidase gives MALHFERSEFDARLARLLARMQEEKLDAMLLFAQESMYWLTGYDTFGFCFFQTLVVKADGSLTLMTRSADLRQAQLTSVISDIRIWVDRVNADPTLDLKELLSDLDLLGARIGVEYDTHGMTGRIARLLDHQLASFGQIIDASYLISRLRLTKSPAEIAHVERAAALADDALDAALSVVKAGADESDILAAMQGAVFSGGGDYPANAFIIGSGAEALLCRYKSGRRKLDANDQLTLEWAGVDAHYHAAMMRTVVIGTPSHRHRELYSACLETLQAIETILVPGHTFGDVFDMHAKIMDERGLARHRLNACGYSLGARFSPSWMEHEMFHMGNPLEIQENMSLFVHMIIMDSDSGTAMTLGQTYLTTSQAPKALSRHPLEFLNR, from the coding sequence ATGGCCTTGCATTTCGAACGCAGCGAATTCGACGCTCGTCTGGCACGGCTGCTGGCGAGAATGCAGGAAGAAAAGCTCGATGCCATGCTGCTTTTCGCACAAGAGAGCATGTATTGGCTGACGGGCTACGATACGTTCGGCTTTTGCTTTTTCCAGACGCTGGTCGTCAAGGCGGATGGATCTCTGACGCTGATGACGCGCTCGGCCGATCTGCGCCAAGCGCAGCTGACTTCTGTCATCAGCGACATTCGCATATGGGTCGATCGCGTCAACGCCGATCCCACGCTCGATCTCAAGGAGCTGTTGTCCGATCTCGATCTGCTCGGTGCCCGTATCGGTGTCGAGTATGACACTCACGGCATGACGGGCCGCATCGCTCGCCTGCTCGATCATCAGCTTGCGAGCTTCGGACAGATCATCGACGCCTCTTATCTTATAAGTCGACTGCGTCTGACGAAGAGCCCAGCGGAAATCGCCCATGTCGAACGTGCCGCCGCACTGGCCGACGATGCCCTCGATGCGGCGCTGTCTGTGGTCAAGGCCGGCGCGGACGAGTCGGATATTCTGGCGGCCATGCAGGGCGCCGTCTTTTCGGGTGGAGGCGATTATCCCGCCAATGCATTCATCATCGGCTCGGGTGCGGAAGCCCTGCTCTGCCGCTACAAGTCCGGTCGCCGCAAGCTCGACGCCAATGACCAGTTGACGCTCGAATGGGCCGGTGTGGATGCGCATTATCACGCCGCCATGATGCGCACGGTCGTCATCGGCACTCCCAGCCATCGCCATCGTGAGCTTTACAGCGCCTGCCTGGAAACCCTGCAGGCGATCGAAACGATCCTGGTGCCGGGACACACCTTCGGTGACGTCTTCGACATGCATGCGAAGATCATGGACGAGCGTGGCCTTGCCCGCCACCGGCTGAACGCCTGCGGCTACTCTCTCGGCGCCCGCTTCTCGCCGTCATGGATGGAGCACGAAATGTTCCATATGGGCAATCCGCTGGAGATCCAGGAGAACATGTCGCTCTTCGTGCACATGATCATCATGGATTCCGACAGCGGCACCGCCATGACCCTCGGACAAACCTATTTGACGACCTCACAGGCGCCAAAAGCCCTTTCCCGCCACCCTCTCGAATTTCTTAACCGTTAG
- a CDS encoding ribose-phosphate pyrophosphokinase, producing MKVFAGNSNRHLAEAICNYLNVPLGRASVRRFADQEIFVEIQENVRGEDVFLVQPTSFPTNDHLMELLIMIDAMRRSSARRITAVIPYFGYARQDRRASGRTPISAKLVANLITEAGADRVLTLDLHAGQIQGFFDIPTDNLYAVPILTRDIKANYDIGNVMVVSPDVGGVVRARALAKRLDCLLAIVDKRRDRPGESEVMNIIGEVAGKDCILIDDIVDSGGTLCNAAEALLAQGAASVTAYITHGVLSGGAVTRVANSKLKELVITDSIQPTTAVLSAPNIRVITTATLIGEAINRTSQEESVSSLFD from the coding sequence ATGAAGGTTTTCGCAGGCAATTCGAACCGGCATCTTGCCGAAGCGATCTGCAATTATCTCAACGTTCCCTTGGGAAGAGCTAGCGTCCGTCGGTTCGCCGACCAAGAGATTTTCGTAGAGATCCAGGAAAATGTACGGGGCGAGGATGTGTTCCTCGTGCAGCCGACGTCGTTTCCGACCAACGATCATCTTATGGAACTGCTGATCATGATCGATGCGATGCGCCGCTCGTCGGCGCGACGCATAACCGCGGTCATCCCCTATTTCGGCTATGCCCGTCAGGATCGTCGCGCCTCGGGGCGCACGCCGATCTCGGCCAAGCTGGTGGCCAATCTGATCACCGAGGCCGGCGCCGACCGCGTGCTGACCCTCGACCTGCACGCCGGCCAGATACAGGGTTTCTTTGATATCCCCACGGACAATCTCTATGCGGTTCCGATCCTGACGCGCGATATCAAGGCGAATTACGATATCGGTAACGTGATGGTGGTCTCGCCCGATGTCGGCGGTGTCGTGCGCGCCCGCGCCTTGGCAAAACGTCTCGACTGTCTGCTGGCCATCGTGGACAAACGCCGAGACCGCCCGGGTGAGTCCGAAGTGATGAACATCATCGGCGAAGTGGCCGGGAAGGATTGCATCCTGATCGACGATATCGTCGATTCCGGCGGCACGCTTTGCAATGCTGCAGAAGCACTGCTCGCACAAGGTGCGGCAAGCGTTACCGCCTATATCACTCATGGCGTTCTCTCCGGCGGCGCGGTGACCCGCGTGGCAAATTCGAAACTGAAGGAACTGGTAATTACCGATTCCATCCAGCCGACGACCGCCGTGCTTTCGGCGCCGAATATCCGCGTTATCACGACGGCGACCCTCATCGGCGAAGCCATCAACCGCACCAGCCAGGAAGAATCGGTTTCAAGCCTGTTTGACTGA
- a CDS encoding MFS transporter → MFVLKPLSQRSISLLWAGQVLAATGSEFYMVAVVWIAADFIGSDAGYVSALQSGALLFGSLFGGIVTDRWRHSTTMITADLLRAALLLMLSLAGLLHLMSLPLLIVLAGSIALLTSTFDPSLQATLPVIAVDAEVRHATNGLFDATRRMARILGPSLIALVNGLLPKSQFFTVTAATFILSALAVWLAVARLPTPPRRRDFSGMAAVVDGVLGGWRAARGHAAILYGLFTNLMGNVAWAMGILLGMILHLRETSANPLTDYSLMMTAYGVGNLTTNLILGSVKPRRPVVWIIVAKLIFGSGVFLLPLMHNRIGLMIVACFAAINGPFENLATLHLMQTRSEPHRLAQVYRLLMCAIFTGLLLAYLMSPTLFAAFGIGPSIMGSGAAVFISGLLGIGLLAWKQAHPAGAKAT, encoded by the coding sequence ATGTTTGTCCTGAAGCCGCTGAGCCAGCGCTCGATCTCTCTCTTATGGGCCGGCCAGGTGCTGGCGGCTACAGGCTCCGAGTTCTATATGGTCGCAGTCGTCTGGATTGCAGCCGACTTCATCGGCAGCGATGCGGGATATGTCTCCGCATTGCAGTCCGGGGCGCTGCTGTTCGGCAGCTTGTTCGGCGGCATCGTCACGGATCGCTGGCGGCACAGCACGACGATGATCACGGCCGATCTGCTGCGCGCCGCTCTATTGCTGATGCTGTCCCTGGCAGGCCTTCTGCATCTGATGAGCCTGCCGCTGTTGATCGTGCTTGCCGGAAGCATCGCGTTGTTGACATCGACATTCGATCCGTCGCTACAGGCGACTCTGCCGGTGATTGCCGTCGATGCCGAAGTCCGGCATGCGACCAACGGCTTGTTCGATGCCACCCGCCGCATGGCGCGTATTCTCGGTCCGAGCCTGATCGCGCTCGTGAACGGGCTCCTGCCGAAATCTCAGTTTTTCACGGTCACGGCTGCTACCTTCATATTGTCGGCGCTTGCCGTGTGGCTGGCGGTAGCGAGACTTCCGACGCCGCCGCGGCGTCGGGATTTCTCCGGAATGGCGGCTGTGGTGGACGGCGTTCTTGGCGGGTGGCGCGCAGCGCGGGGCCATGCGGCAATCCTCTATGGCCTCTTCACCAACCTGATGGGAAACGTTGCCTGGGCGATGGGCATCCTGCTCGGCATGATCCTGCACTTGCGCGAAACCAGCGCCAACCCGTTGACCGACTACAGCCTGATGATGACGGCATACGGCGTCGGCAATCTGACCACCAACCTGATCCTCGGCAGCGTCAAGCCGCGCCGGCCGGTGGTCTGGATCATCGTGGCGAAGCTCATTTTCGGATCCGGCGTTTTCCTGCTGCCGCTGATGCATAATCGGATCGGGCTGATGATCGTTGCCTGCTTTGCGGCGATCAACGGTCCCTTCGAGAACCTTGCCACGCTGCATCTGATGCAGACGCGCAGCGAGCCGCATCGTCTGGCGCAGGTCTATCGTCTATTGATGTGCGCGATCTTCACCGGACTGCTTTTGGCTTACCTGATGTCGCCGACCCTGTTCGCAGCGTTTGGCATCGGGCCCTCGATCATGGGATCAGGCGCGGCCGTCTTCATCTCGGGGCTGTTGGGCATTGGCCTGCTCGCATGGAAACAGGCGCATCCTGCGGGAGCAAAGGCCACTTGA